In Oreochromis aureus strain Israel breed Guangdong linkage group 20, ZZ_aureus, whole genome shotgun sequence, the following are encoded in one genomic region:
- the LOC116335427 gene encoding host cell factor 1-like isoform X1: MEAKPGSPVVLQPRWKRVLGSTGPVPRPRHGHRAVAIKELMVVFGGGNEGIVDELHVYNTATNQWFIPAVRGDIPPGCAAYGFVCDGTRLLVFGGMVEYGKYSNDLYELQASRWEWKRLKAKAPKNGPPPCPRLGHSFSLIGSRCYLFGGLANDSEDPKNNIPRYLNDLYCLELRPGSSVVGWEIPATSGPPPPPRESHTAVVTTNHGASRLIIYGGMSGCRLGDLWVLDIDSLVWSKPGLGGTAPLPRSLHSATTINNKMYVFGGWVPLVMDDVKVATHEKEWKCTNTLACLNLDTMCWETVLMDTSEENIPRARAGHCSVAINSRLYIWSGRDGYRKAWNNQVCCKDLWYLETERPCAPSRVQLVRANTTSLEVSWGPSQTADTYLLQLQKYDIPATPAASSPATTPSPTIATPGASSPKSSVPVTAAPANQTVPLSSITLVPTPTASVAGTPLAAAAKAPAILKVPSAPGTTGGASIVTVRQAMPKSPVGVTTLPAGVRMVVPAQPGQTPIGSNPQMSGMAALAAAAAATQKIPPSTATVLNVPAGATLVKTVAVSPGTSSLPVKVVSNVATGMLKTAAAQVGGASVSTPGTPSRPIITVHKSGTVTVSQQAQVVTTVVGGVTKTITLVNSPLSMGGGGTLLSNLSSLGKVVSVVQTKPVQSGAVTVQAGSSAVTQILQAKGGLPAGTILKLVSSADGKQTTILSTAQAGSSAGKPTILGVAPAASKPGTTIIKTIPVSALQGGAGGNSPITILTTKMVTPGTAGKIITTVPKVSAGGQQGVTQVVLKGAPGTPGTILRTVPMSGVRLVSPGGVGSKPGTVTTLVVKGTTGVSSLGTVTGNVSTTVAGAAGTQVNASLATPITTLATIATLASQVTTATAAAGPKQVTLITTPSGAEAQPVVQDLPVSIMASPTSEEPGSTTITSTTTTAQGETGESAVAAVTMVCSNPPCETHETGTTNTATVASANIGGSNQVCSNPPCETHETGTTNTATVASANIGGSNQVCSNPPCEMHETGTTNTATVATANILGNNQVCSNPPCETHETGTTNTATVASANIGGSNQVCSNPPCEMHETGTTNTATVASASMRQELQMSSNQPAAQQSAPPAVILNTCSNPPCETHETGTTNTATTAGVGGLQQVCSNPPCETHETGTTNTATTAGAGGLQQVCSNPPCETHETGTTNTATTATAQQGGDSQQGESTEPSTSEPPSTAANQSRAVTTVTQATPTPGPSIPEISSLVGQPREESSEAVAMDTAAADEGEEPMQTDSQAEDVMSSAAVLHVHVEGGDTAAQIASSDGGLPQELMSSEGDGGEDVSGTTTTLMVTGALTPDQLAVTTATEEAAQQATIQAVLQAAGHIGDAEGSEQSIPIVLTQQELAALVQQQQQLQGIHQPEPEPEPEPEPQHSSIPTEGLAPADSLNDPAADTSNGHELASSAVTSAVARLASTFGPAPTLTSGQVKNEAPAALPEAPNGIAPPAPVKTSVKEDRWFDVGIVKVTNMVVSHYYVPYDDNTPDDDSGAVPDYSRMRKVELQPGTAYKFRVAGINICGRGAFSEVSAFKTCLPGFPGAPCAIKISKNLDGAQLTWEPPAVTSGKITEYSVYLAIHSSQASSSSSSSSGSGATQLAFMRVYCGPNPSCLVQSSSLANAHIDYTTKPAIIFRIAARNQKGYGPATQVRWLQETSKDPKAAVKRPGSGPAADLKSAGPKKFRTDQ, translated from the exons ATGGAAGCCAAGCCCGGGAGTCCAGTGGTGCTACAGCCCCGCTGGAAGCGCGTCCTAGGATCAACTGGTCCAGTCCCACGGCCCCGGCACGGACACAGGGCCGTAGCCATTAAGGAGCTGATGGTGGTGTTCGGCGGGGGGAACGAGGGGATCGTGGACGAGTTGCATGTCTACAACACAG CCACCAACCAGTGGTTCATCCCTGCAGTCCGTGGTGACATCCCCCCTGGCTGTGCCGCCTATGGCTTCGTGTGTGACGGGACGAGGCTGCTGGTGTTCGGAGGGATGGTGGAGTACGGCAAATACAGCAACGACCTATACGAGCTGCag GCAAGTCGCTGGGAGTGGAAACGTCTGAAGGCCAAAGCGCCAAAGAATGGCCCACCCCCCTGCCCCCGTCTTGgacacagcttctctctgattGGAAGCCGGTGCTACCTTTTTGGTGGACTAGCCAATGATAGCGAAGATCCCAAAAACAACATCCCCAG ATACCTGAATGACCTGTACTGTCTGGAGCTGCGGCCGGGCTCCAGCGTGGTCGGCTGGGAGATTCCAGCAACGTCTggcccaccaccaccacccagaGAGAGTCACACGGCGGTGGTGACAACAAACCACGGAGCCAGCAGGCTAATCATCTACGGAGGCATGAGTGGCTGCCGGCTGGGGGACCTGTGGGTCCTCGACATAG ACTCTCTTGTGTGGAGCAAACCAGGCCTCGGTGGGACGGCCCCCCTACCTCGCAGTCTGCACTCTGCCACCACCATCAACAACAA GATGTATGTTTTTGGAGGTTGGGTTCCTCTGGTGATGGATGATGTTAAAGTGGCAACTCATGAGAAGGAGTGGAAGTGCACCAACACACTGGCCTGCCTCAACCTGG ACACGATGTGCTGGGAAACGGTGCTGATGGACACTTCGGAGGAGAACATTCCCAGAGCTCGTGCAGGTCACTGCAGCGTCGCCATCAACTCCAGACTTTATATCTGGAGCGGCAGAGATGGATACAGGAAGGCCTGGAACAACCAGGTGTGCTGCAAGGACCTCTGGTACCTGGAGACCG AGCGTCCCTGTGCCCCTTCTCGGGTGCAGCTGGTGCGGGCAAACACTACGTCTTTGGAGGTGAGCTGGGGGCCgtcacagactgcagacaccTACTTGCTACAGCTGCAGAAGTACGACATTCCTGCCACACCTGCGGCCTCCTCACCTGCCACAACCCCTTCCCCCACTATTGCCACACCTGGAGCCAGCTCCCCCAAAAGCTCTGTCCCCGTCACAGCAGCACCAGCCAACCAAACTGTCCCCCTGTCCAGCATCACACTCGTCCCTACTCCCACTGCATCTGTAGCTGGAACCCCATTGGCTGCAGCTGCTAAAGCACCAG CAATCTTGAAAGTGCCATCAGCTCCAGGTACAACAGGTGGAGCCTCCATCGTCACAGTGAGACAGGCCATGCCCAAGTCGCCGGTTGGTGTGACAACACTTCCTGCAGGTGTTCGTATGGTGGTACCTGCTCAGCCCGGTCAAACG CCAATCGGTAGCAATCCTCAGATGAGTGGCATGGCAGCATTGGCAGCGGCAGCTGCAGCGACTCAGAAGATCCCTCCATCTACGGCAACTGTGCTGAATGTCCCCGCAGGAGCTACGCTAGTGAAGACGGTCGCTGTCAGTCCAGGAACGAGCAGTCTGCCTGTCAAAGTG GTGAGTAACGTGGCCACGGGAATGTTGAAGACGGCTGCAGCCCAGGTGGGTGGGGCCTCTGTCTCCACCCCTGGGACCCCCAGCAGGCCAATCATCACGGTCCATAAGTCGGGCACGGTGACCGTCTCTCAGCAGGCTCAGGTGGTCACAACGGTGGTGGGTGGAGTCACAAAGACCATCACTCTGGTTAACAGCCCACTGAGCATGGGAGGAGGCGGGACACTG CTCAGTAACCTCAGCAGCCTGGGGAAAGTGGTATCAGTGGTCCAGACCAAACCAGTTCAGAGTGGTGCCGTTACTGTCCAGGCTGGGAGCAGCGCAGTAACTCAGATCCTACAG GCTAAGGGCGGTCTCCCTGCAGGAACCATCCTGAAGTTGGTATCGTCTGCCGATGGTAAGCAGACCACCATCCTCAGCACGGCACAGGCTGGATCCTCAGCAGGGAAACCCACCATCCTGGGCGTCGCGCCGGCAGCCTCCAAACCCGGAACCACCATCATTAAGACCATCCCAGTGTCAGCTTTGCAGGGAGGCGCAG GTGGAAACAGTCCAATCACCATCCTGACTACCAAGATGGTGACTCCAGGGACCGCTGGAAAAATCATCACCACCGTGCCAAAAGTGTCTGCAGGTGGCCAGCAGGGGGTCACACAG gtggTGTTGAAAGGAGCTCCAGGTACGCCGGGCACAATACTCAGGACCGTCCCGATGAGCGGAGTCAGACTGGTGTCACCAGGAGGTGTTGGCAGCAAGCCCGGCACAGTAACCACGCTGGTTGTCAAGGGAACCACAG GTGTCTCCAGTCTGGGGACGGTTACAGGAAACGTCTCCACTACCGTGGCAGGAGCCGCCGGGACTCAGGTTAACGCCTCCTTGGCAACACCAATCACCACCCTGGCAACTATTGCCACACTGGCTAGCCAGGTCACGACAGCcacagctgctgctggaccTAAGCAG GTGACTCTGATCACAACACCAAGCGGTGCAGAGGCTCAGCCGGTTGTCCAGGATCTGCCAGTCTCTATCATGGCTTCTCCTACTTCAGAGGAACCTGGAAGTACTACGATTACGAGTACAACAACTACTGCACAGGGAGAGACTGGGGAAAGTGCAGTTGCTGCAG TGACAATGGTCTGCTCCAACCCGCCCTGTGAGACGCACGAGACAGGGACGACCAACACCGCCACTGTCGCTAGCGCAAACATCGGCGGTAGCAACCAGGTGTGCTCAAACCCTCCCTGTGAGACACACGAGACGGGAACGACAAACACCGCTACCGTTGCCAGCGCGAACATCGGCGGTAGCAACCAGGTGTGCTCAAACCCGCCCTGCGAGATGCACGAGACAGGAACAACTAACACTGCCACGGTCGCCACTGCAAATATCCTCGGTAATAACCAGGTGTGCTCAAACCCTCCCTGTGAGACGCACGAGACGGGAACGACCAACACCGCTACCGTTGCCAGCGCGAACATCGGCGGTAGCAACCAGGTGTGCTCAAACCCGCCCTGCGAGATGCACGAGACAGGAACAACTAACACTGCCACGGTGGCCTCAGCAAGCATGAGACAGGAGCTGCAG ATGAGTTCAAACCAGCCTGCAGCTCAGCAGTCAGCTCCACCTGCTGTCATTCTGAACACCTGCTCAAATCCACCGTGTGAGACCCACGAGACTGGAACCACCAACACCGCCACCACTGCTGGAGTTGGTGGGCTCCAACAG gtgTGTTCGAATCCACCATGTGAGACCCACGAGACCGGGACCACCAACACTGCCACCACTGCTGGAGCTGGAGGGCTCCAACAG GTGTGTTCGAATCCACCATGTGAGACCCACGAGACTGGAACCACCAACACAGCCACTACTGCTACAG CTCAGCAGGGTGGAGACAGCCAACAGGGAGAGTCCACAGAACCTTCCACATCTGAGCCCCCCTccacagcagccaatcagagcagaGCTGTTACTACTGTTACACAGGCCACGCCCACACCAGGACCATCCATACCC GAGATCTCCTCGTTGGTCGGACAGCCACGCGAGGAGTCCTCAGAGGCTGTTGCTATGGATACGGCAGCAGCAGATGAGGGGGAGGAGCCTATGCAGACAGACAGCCAAGCAGAGGATGTGATGTCATCAGCGGCAGTGTTACACGTTCATGTTGAGGGCGGTGATACGGCAGCACAG ATTGCGTCCTCAGACGGTGGTCTTCCTCAGGAGCTGATGTCGTCCGAAGGGGACGGAGGCGAGGATGTCTCTGGGACGACGACAACCCTGATGGTGACGGGGGCGCTGACGCCGGATCAGCTGGCTGTTACCACGGCAACAGAGGAAGCAGCCCAGCAGGCGACGATACAGGCAGTACTGCAGGCAGCGGGGCATATCG GTGACGCTGAGGGCTCAGAGCAGTCTATTCCCATCGTTCTGACCCAGCAGGAGCTGGCAGCGCTCgtccaacagcagcagcaactgcAGGGCATCCACCAACCAGAACCTGAGCCTGAGCCAGAACCGGAGCCACAGCACAGCAGCATCCCTACAG AGGGCCTTGCTCCCGCAGACAGCCTCAACGACCCGGCAGCCGACACGAGTAACGGACACGAGCTGGCATCATCGGCGGTAACGAGCGCTGTTGCACGACTGGCCAGCACGTTTGGTCCCGCCCCCACTCTGACATCAGGGCAGGTGAAGAATGAAGCACCTGCTGCACTGCCAGAGGCACCCAACGGCATCGCACCGCCTGCGCCG GTGAAGACGTCGGTGAAGGAGGATCGGTGGTTCGACGTCGGCATCGTTAAAGTCACCAATATGGTGGTCTCACATTACTACGTCCCCTACGACGACAACACACCTGAC GACGACTCGGGCGCGGTCCCAGACTACAGTCGAATGAGAAAGGTGGAGCTACAGCCGGGGACAGCCTACAAGTTCCGTGTGGCGGGCATCAACATCTGCGGCCGCGGCGCATTCTCAGAGGTGTCGGCGTTTAAAACGTGCCTGCCCGGTTTCCCCGGAGCGCCCTGCGCCATCAAGATCAGCAAG AACCTGGACGGGGCCCAGCTGACTTGGGAGCCTCCTGCCGTCACGTCGGGGAAGATCACGGAGTACTCCGTCTACCTGGCCATCCACTCCAGCCaggcttcctcctcctcctcatccagTTCAGGTTCTGGTGCCACCCAGCTGGCCTTCATGAGGGTCTACTGTGGCCCCAACCCGTCCTGCCTGGTCCAGTCCTCCAGCCTCGCCAACGCACACATCGACTACACAACCAAACCCGCCATCATCTTCCGCATCGCAGCTCGCAACCAGAAGGGCTATGGTCCCGCCACGCAGGTCCGGTGGCTGCAAG AAACCAGTAAAGACCCCAAAGCAGCGGTGAAGAGACCAGGATCAGGACCCGCTGCAGACCT
- the LOC116335427 gene encoding host cell factor 1-like isoform X2 — protein sequence MEAKPGSPVVLQPRWKRVLGSTGPVPRPRHGHRAVAIKELMVVFGGGNEGIVDELHVYNTATNQWFIPAVRGDIPPGCAAYGFVCDGTRLLVFGGMVEYGKYSNDLYELQASRWEWKRLKAKAPKNGPPPCPRLGHSFSLIGSRCYLFGGLANDSEDPKNNIPRYLNDLYCLELRPGSSVVGWEIPATSGPPPPPRESHTAVVTTNHGASRLIIYGGMSGCRLGDLWVLDIDSLVWSKPGLGGTAPLPRSLHSATTINNKMYVFGGWVPLVMDDVKVATHEKEWKCTNTLACLNLDTMCWETVLMDTSEENIPRARAGHCSVAINSRLYIWSGRDGYRKAWNNQVCCKDLWYLETERPCAPSRVQLVRANTTSLEVSWGPSQTADTYLLQLQKYDIPATPAASSPATTPSPTIATPGASSPKSSVPVTAAPANQTVPLSSITLVPTPTASVAGTPLAAAAKAPAILKVPSAPGTTGGASIVTVRQAMPKSPVGVTTLPAGVRMVVPAQPGQTPIGSNPQMSGMAALAAAAAATQKIPPSTATVLNVPAGATLVKTVAVSPGTSSLPVKVVSNVATGMLKTAAAQVGGASVSTPGTPSRPIITVHKSGTVTVSQQAQVVTTVVGGVTKTITLVNSPLSMGGGGTLLSNLSSLGKVVSVVQTKPVQSGAVTVQAGSSAVTQILQAKGGLPAGTILKLVSSADGKQTTILSTAQAGSSAGKPTILGVAPAASKPGTTIIKTIPVSALQGGAGGNSPITILTTKMVTPGTAGKIITTVPKVSAGGQQGVTQVVLKGAPGTPGTILRTVPMSGVRLVSPGGVGSKPGTVTTLVVKGTTGVSSLGTVTGNVSTTVAGAAGTQVNASLATPITTLATIATLASQVTTATAAAGPKQVTLITTPSGAEAQPVVQDLPVSIMASPTSEEPGSTTITSTTTTAQGETGESAVAAVTMVCSNPPCETHETGTTNTATVASANIGGSNQVCSNPPCETHETGTTNTATVASANIGGSNQVCSNPPCEMHETGTTNTATVATANILGNNQVCSNPPCETHETGTTNTATVASANIGGSNQVCSNPPCEMHETGTTNTATVASASMRQELQMSSNQPAAQQSAPPAVILNTCSNPPCETHETGTTNTATTAGVGGLQQVCSNPPCETHETGTTNTATTATAQQGGDSQQGESTEPSTSEPPSTAANQSRAVTTVTQATPTPGPSIPEISSLVGQPREESSEAVAMDTAAADEGEEPMQTDSQAEDVMSSAAVLHVHVEGGDTAAQIASSDGGLPQELMSSEGDGGEDVSGTTTTLMVTGALTPDQLAVTTATEEAAQQATIQAVLQAAGHIGDAEGSEQSIPIVLTQQELAALVQQQQQLQGIHQPEPEPEPEPEPQHSSIPTEGLAPADSLNDPAADTSNGHELASSAVTSAVARLASTFGPAPTLTSGQVKNEAPAALPEAPNGIAPPAPVKTSVKEDRWFDVGIVKVTNMVVSHYYVPYDDNTPDDDSGAVPDYSRMRKVELQPGTAYKFRVAGINICGRGAFSEVSAFKTCLPGFPGAPCAIKISKNLDGAQLTWEPPAVTSGKITEYSVYLAIHSSQASSSSSSSSGSGATQLAFMRVYCGPNPSCLVQSSSLANAHIDYTTKPAIIFRIAARNQKGYGPATQVRWLQETSKDPKAAVKRPGSGPAADLKSAGPKKFRTDQ from the exons ATGGAAGCCAAGCCCGGGAGTCCAGTGGTGCTACAGCCCCGCTGGAAGCGCGTCCTAGGATCAACTGGTCCAGTCCCACGGCCCCGGCACGGACACAGGGCCGTAGCCATTAAGGAGCTGATGGTGGTGTTCGGCGGGGGGAACGAGGGGATCGTGGACGAGTTGCATGTCTACAACACAG CCACCAACCAGTGGTTCATCCCTGCAGTCCGTGGTGACATCCCCCCTGGCTGTGCCGCCTATGGCTTCGTGTGTGACGGGACGAGGCTGCTGGTGTTCGGAGGGATGGTGGAGTACGGCAAATACAGCAACGACCTATACGAGCTGCag GCAAGTCGCTGGGAGTGGAAACGTCTGAAGGCCAAAGCGCCAAAGAATGGCCCACCCCCCTGCCCCCGTCTTGgacacagcttctctctgattGGAAGCCGGTGCTACCTTTTTGGTGGACTAGCCAATGATAGCGAAGATCCCAAAAACAACATCCCCAG ATACCTGAATGACCTGTACTGTCTGGAGCTGCGGCCGGGCTCCAGCGTGGTCGGCTGGGAGATTCCAGCAACGTCTggcccaccaccaccacccagaGAGAGTCACACGGCGGTGGTGACAACAAACCACGGAGCCAGCAGGCTAATCATCTACGGAGGCATGAGTGGCTGCCGGCTGGGGGACCTGTGGGTCCTCGACATAG ACTCTCTTGTGTGGAGCAAACCAGGCCTCGGTGGGACGGCCCCCCTACCTCGCAGTCTGCACTCTGCCACCACCATCAACAACAA GATGTATGTTTTTGGAGGTTGGGTTCCTCTGGTGATGGATGATGTTAAAGTGGCAACTCATGAGAAGGAGTGGAAGTGCACCAACACACTGGCCTGCCTCAACCTGG ACACGATGTGCTGGGAAACGGTGCTGATGGACACTTCGGAGGAGAACATTCCCAGAGCTCGTGCAGGTCACTGCAGCGTCGCCATCAACTCCAGACTTTATATCTGGAGCGGCAGAGATGGATACAGGAAGGCCTGGAACAACCAGGTGTGCTGCAAGGACCTCTGGTACCTGGAGACCG AGCGTCCCTGTGCCCCTTCTCGGGTGCAGCTGGTGCGGGCAAACACTACGTCTTTGGAGGTGAGCTGGGGGCCgtcacagactgcagacaccTACTTGCTACAGCTGCAGAAGTACGACATTCCTGCCACACCTGCGGCCTCCTCACCTGCCACAACCCCTTCCCCCACTATTGCCACACCTGGAGCCAGCTCCCCCAAAAGCTCTGTCCCCGTCACAGCAGCACCAGCCAACCAAACTGTCCCCCTGTCCAGCATCACACTCGTCCCTACTCCCACTGCATCTGTAGCTGGAACCCCATTGGCTGCAGCTGCTAAAGCACCAG CAATCTTGAAAGTGCCATCAGCTCCAGGTACAACAGGTGGAGCCTCCATCGTCACAGTGAGACAGGCCATGCCCAAGTCGCCGGTTGGTGTGACAACACTTCCTGCAGGTGTTCGTATGGTGGTACCTGCTCAGCCCGGTCAAACG CCAATCGGTAGCAATCCTCAGATGAGTGGCATGGCAGCATTGGCAGCGGCAGCTGCAGCGACTCAGAAGATCCCTCCATCTACGGCAACTGTGCTGAATGTCCCCGCAGGAGCTACGCTAGTGAAGACGGTCGCTGTCAGTCCAGGAACGAGCAGTCTGCCTGTCAAAGTG GTGAGTAACGTGGCCACGGGAATGTTGAAGACGGCTGCAGCCCAGGTGGGTGGGGCCTCTGTCTCCACCCCTGGGACCCCCAGCAGGCCAATCATCACGGTCCATAAGTCGGGCACGGTGACCGTCTCTCAGCAGGCTCAGGTGGTCACAACGGTGGTGGGTGGAGTCACAAAGACCATCACTCTGGTTAACAGCCCACTGAGCATGGGAGGAGGCGGGACACTG CTCAGTAACCTCAGCAGCCTGGGGAAAGTGGTATCAGTGGTCCAGACCAAACCAGTTCAGAGTGGTGCCGTTACTGTCCAGGCTGGGAGCAGCGCAGTAACTCAGATCCTACAG GCTAAGGGCGGTCTCCCTGCAGGAACCATCCTGAAGTTGGTATCGTCTGCCGATGGTAAGCAGACCACCATCCTCAGCACGGCACAGGCTGGATCCTCAGCAGGGAAACCCACCATCCTGGGCGTCGCGCCGGCAGCCTCCAAACCCGGAACCACCATCATTAAGACCATCCCAGTGTCAGCTTTGCAGGGAGGCGCAG GTGGAAACAGTCCAATCACCATCCTGACTACCAAGATGGTGACTCCAGGGACCGCTGGAAAAATCATCACCACCGTGCCAAAAGTGTCTGCAGGTGGCCAGCAGGGGGTCACACAG gtggTGTTGAAAGGAGCTCCAGGTACGCCGGGCACAATACTCAGGACCGTCCCGATGAGCGGAGTCAGACTGGTGTCACCAGGAGGTGTTGGCAGCAAGCCCGGCACAGTAACCACGCTGGTTGTCAAGGGAACCACAG GTGTCTCCAGTCTGGGGACGGTTACAGGAAACGTCTCCACTACCGTGGCAGGAGCCGCCGGGACTCAGGTTAACGCCTCCTTGGCAACACCAATCACCACCCTGGCAACTATTGCCACACTGGCTAGCCAGGTCACGACAGCcacagctgctgctggaccTAAGCAG GTGACTCTGATCACAACACCAAGCGGTGCAGAGGCTCAGCCGGTTGTCCAGGATCTGCCAGTCTCTATCATGGCTTCTCCTACTTCAGAGGAACCTGGAAGTACTACGATTACGAGTACAACAACTACTGCACAGGGAGAGACTGGGGAAAGTGCAGTTGCTGCAG TGACAATGGTCTGCTCCAACCCGCCCTGTGAGACGCACGAGACAGGGACGACCAACACCGCCACTGTCGCTAGCGCAAACATCGGCGGTAGCAACCAGGTGTGCTCAAACCCTCCCTGTGAGACACACGAGACGGGAACGACAAACACCGCTACCGTTGCCAGCGCGAACATCGGCGGTAGCAACCAGGTGTGCTCAAACCCGCCCTGCGAGATGCACGAGACAGGAACAACTAACACTGCCACGGTCGCCACTGCAAATATCCTCGGTAATAACCAGGTGTGCTCAAACCCTCCCTGTGAGACGCACGAGACGGGAACGACCAACACCGCTACCGTTGCCAGCGCGAACATCGGCGGTAGCAACCAGGTGTGCTCAAACCCGCCCTGCGAGATGCACGAGACAGGAACAACTAACACTGCCACGGTGGCCTCAGCAAGCATGAGACAGGAGCTGCAG ATGAGTTCAAACCAGCCTGCAGCTCAGCAGTCAGCTCCACCTGCTGTCATTCTGAACACCTGCTCAAATCCACCGTGTGAGACCCACGAGACTGGAACCACCAACACCGCCACCACTGCTGGAGTTGGTGGGCTCCAACAG GTGTGTTCGAATCCACCATGTGAGACCCACGAGACTGGAACCACCAACACAGCCACTACTGCTACAG CTCAGCAGGGTGGAGACAGCCAACAGGGAGAGTCCACAGAACCTTCCACATCTGAGCCCCCCTccacagcagccaatcagagcagaGCTGTTACTACTGTTACACAGGCCACGCCCACACCAGGACCATCCATACCC GAGATCTCCTCGTTGGTCGGACAGCCACGCGAGGAGTCCTCAGAGGCTGTTGCTATGGATACGGCAGCAGCAGATGAGGGGGAGGAGCCTATGCAGACAGACAGCCAAGCAGAGGATGTGATGTCATCAGCGGCAGTGTTACACGTTCATGTTGAGGGCGGTGATACGGCAGCACAG ATTGCGTCCTCAGACGGTGGTCTTCCTCAGGAGCTGATGTCGTCCGAAGGGGACGGAGGCGAGGATGTCTCTGGGACGACGACAACCCTGATGGTGACGGGGGCGCTGACGCCGGATCAGCTGGCTGTTACCACGGCAACAGAGGAAGCAGCCCAGCAGGCGACGATACAGGCAGTACTGCAGGCAGCGGGGCATATCG GTGACGCTGAGGGCTCAGAGCAGTCTATTCCCATCGTTCTGACCCAGCAGGAGCTGGCAGCGCTCgtccaacagcagcagcaactgcAGGGCATCCACCAACCAGAACCTGAGCCTGAGCCAGAACCGGAGCCACAGCACAGCAGCATCCCTACAG AGGGCCTTGCTCCCGCAGACAGCCTCAACGACCCGGCAGCCGACACGAGTAACGGACACGAGCTGGCATCATCGGCGGTAACGAGCGCTGTTGCACGACTGGCCAGCACGTTTGGTCCCGCCCCCACTCTGACATCAGGGCAGGTGAAGAATGAAGCACCTGCTGCACTGCCAGAGGCACCCAACGGCATCGCACCGCCTGCGCCG GTGAAGACGTCGGTGAAGGAGGATCGGTGGTTCGACGTCGGCATCGTTAAAGTCACCAATATGGTGGTCTCACATTACTACGTCCCCTACGACGACAACACACCTGAC GACGACTCGGGCGCGGTCCCAGACTACAGTCGAATGAGAAAGGTGGAGCTACAGCCGGGGACAGCCTACAAGTTCCGTGTGGCGGGCATCAACATCTGCGGCCGCGGCGCATTCTCAGAGGTGTCGGCGTTTAAAACGTGCCTGCCCGGTTTCCCCGGAGCGCCCTGCGCCATCAAGATCAGCAAG AACCTGGACGGGGCCCAGCTGACTTGGGAGCCTCCTGCCGTCACGTCGGGGAAGATCACGGAGTACTCCGTCTACCTGGCCATCCACTCCAGCCaggcttcctcctcctcctcatccagTTCAGGTTCTGGTGCCACCCAGCTGGCCTTCATGAGGGTCTACTGTGGCCCCAACCCGTCCTGCCTGGTCCAGTCCTCCAGCCTCGCCAACGCACACATCGACTACACAACCAAACCCGCCATCATCTTCCGCATCGCAGCTCGCAACCAGAAGGGCTATGGTCCCGCCACGCAGGTCCGGTGGCTGCAAG AAACCAGTAAAGACCCCAAAGCAGCGGTGAAGAGACCAGGATCAGGACCCGCTGCAGACCT